A single Jaculus jaculus isolate mJacJac1 unplaced genomic scaffold, mJacJac1.mat.Y.cur u25, whole genome shotgun sequence DNA region contains:
- the LOC101605507 gene encoding vomeronasal type-2 receptor 116-like isoform X2: MVSLLLHFNWTWVGLVISDDDQGLQFLSDLREKMQGSEVCLAFVNEIPLNMELYNTRAETYYIQIVTSLANVVMIYGEMNSTVEVSFRRWAYLGIQRVWVTTSQWDVVTKHTSRDISFDSFHGTFIFSNHHQEIPNFKKNIQTMNTSKYPIDLSLLKSEWMHFNCSNIESKCRTQNKSSPNTSLEWYAGQGFDMAMNDETYNLYNAVYALAYAHHNFFFQHVDIQATKPQHLVDCPKLYSSLKTLQFLNPVGDLVTVNEKSKFDAEYDILHIWNFPQGLGIKVKIGQFSPHLPLGQQLYLFDETREWATGSRQIPSSVCSENCRPGSRKFRQEGKAACCFDCSPCPENEISNKTDMDQCVKCPINQYANKQQTHCLQKTVTFLSYEDPLGMALACLALCFSALTALVLGVFVKHQDTPIVKANNRTNSYILLISLMFCFLCSLLFIGYPNTAKCILQQVTFAVLFTVAVSTVLAKTITVVLAFKVTAPGRKMRELLVSGAPNFIIPICTLIQLVLCGIWLGTSPPFVDTDAHSEHGHIIIVCNKGSVTAFYCVLGYLGSLAVGSFTVAFLARNLPDTFNEAKFLTFSMLVFCSVWLTFLPVYHSTKGKAMVMVEVFSILVSSAGVLGCIFFHKCYIIILRPSRNSLQRTKKTTYGSSN; this comes from the exons TTTCAACTGGACCTGGGTGGGGCTGGTCATCTCTGATGATGACCAAGGTCTTCAATTTCTCTCAGACTTGAGAGAAAAGATGCAAGGAAGTGAAGTCTGTTTAGCCTTTGTGAATGAGATACCATTAAACATGGAGTTATACAATACAAGGGCTGAGACATATTATATCCAAATCGTGACGTCATTGGCAAATGTTGTGATGATTTATGGTGAAATGAATTCCACAGTAGAAGTGAGCTTCAGAAGATGGGCCTATTTAGGCATCCAGAGGGTCTGGGTCACCACTTCACAGTGGGATGTTGTCACCAAACATACAAGCAGAGACATTAGTTTTGACTCATTTCATGGGACTTTCATTTTTTCTAACCACCATCAGGAGATTCCcaatttcaagaaaaatattcAGACAATGAACACTTCAAAATATCCAATAGATCTTTCTCTGTTGAAGTCAGAATGGATGCACTTTAATTGTTCCAATATTGAATCTAAATGTAGAACACAGAATAAGTCTTCACCCAACACCTCTTTAGAGTGGTATGCAGGTCAAGGATTTGACATGGCCATGAATGATGAGACTTATAATCTTTACAATGCTGTGTATGCTTTGGCATATGCCcaccataatttcttttttcaacaCGTAGATATTCAGGCAACAAAACCTCAACACCTAGTTGACTGCCCAAAG CTTTACAGCTCCCTGAAGACCTTGCAATTTTTGAATCCTGTTGGAGACCTAGTGACTGTTAATGAGAAATCAAAATTTGATGCAGAGTATGATATTCTCCACATTTGGAATTTTCCACAAGGTCTTGGAATAAAGGTGAAAATAGGACAGTTTTCTCCACATCTGCCCCTTGGTCAGCAATTGTATTTGTTTGATGAGACACGAGAGTGGGCAACAGGGAGCAGGCAG atcccctcctctgtgtgcagtgagaATTGCAGGCCTGGATCCAGGAAGTTCAGACAGGAGGGAAAGGCAGCCTGCTGTTTTGATTGTTCTCCTTGCCCAGAAAATGAGATTTCTAACAAAACGG ATATGGATCAATGTGTGAAGTGCCCAATAAACCAGTACGCCAACAAACAACAAActcactgtctccaaaaaactgTGACATTTCTGTCCTATGAAGACCCCTTGGGGATGGCTCTGGCTTGCTTGGCCCTGTGCTTCTCTGCACTCACTGCTCTTGTTCTTGGGGTTTTTGTGAAGCACCAGGACACACCGattgtgaaggccaataatcgcacaaacagctacatcctgctcatttctctcatgttttgttttctctgttcatTGCTCTTCATTGGATATCCCAACACCGCCAAGTGCATCCTGCAGCAGGTCACATTTGCAGTTCTGTTCACTGTGGCTGTGTCCACTGTCTTGGCCAAAACAATtactgtggttctggccttcaAGGTCACTGCTCCAGGACGAAAGATGAGGGAGCTGCTGGTATCAGGAGCACCTAACTTCATCATTCCCATCTGTACTTTGATCCAACTTGTTCTCTGTGGAATCTGGCTGGGAACATCCCCTCCCTTTGTGGACACTGATGCACACTCAGAACATGGTCACATCATCATTGTGTGTAATAAAGGCTCAGTCACTGCCTTCTACTGTGTCCTGGGATACCTCGGATCTCTGGCTGTAGGGAGCTTCACTGTGGCTTTCCTGGCCAGAAACCTGCCTGACACATTCAATGAAGCCAAGTtcctgaccttcagcatgctggtgttctgcagtgtgtggctcaccttcctccctgtctaccaTAGCACCAAGGGGAAGGccatggtgatggtggaggtctTCTCTATCTTGGTCTCTAGTGCAGGGGTGCTAGGTTGCATCTTTTTTCACAAGTGCTACATCATTATATTAAGACCAAGTAGAAACTCTCTTCAGAGGACTAAGAAAACAACATATGGTTCAtccaattga